A stretch of Clostridium formicaceticum DNA encodes these proteins:
- a CDS encoding polysaccharide deacetylase family protein encodes MNKKKKMVIIALVILVILALLIGGYKLMNSRTYQLFGDLTYRVDTQEKVVALTFDDGPTANVEKILSLLNQYDAKATFFLIGSELENHMQLGKDIVKAGHQIGNHTYAHKRMIFKSFSFIKREIEMTNDLIREVGYKGEIDFRPPNGKKLVNLPYYLKKQGIETITWDLEPDTYYSAVFDKVDYVNNNVKPGSIILLHPMHDNTENGLKTIEGILKSLSERGYKFITVNELKNM; translated from the coding sequence ATGAATAAAAAAAAGAAAATGGTTATCATTGCTTTGGTTATATTAGTAATTTTAGCCCTTTTAATTGGTGGCTATAAATTAATGAATTCTAGAACATATCAATTATTCGGTGATTTAACTTATCGTGTAGATACACAGGAAAAAGTAGTTGCATTGACGTTTGATGATGGACCAACAGCAAATGTAGAAAAAATATTATCTTTGTTGAATCAATACGACGCTAAGGCTACGTTTTTCCTTATTGGAAGTGAGTTAGAAAACCATATGCAGTTAGGTAAAGATATAGTGAAAGCGGGGCATCAAATTGGAAATCATACTTATGCTCATAAACGAATGATTTTTAAGAGTTTTTCTTTTATCAAACGAGAAATTGAAATGACGAATGATTTAATCCGAGAAGTTGGTTACAAAGGTGAGATAGATTTTCGTCCCCCTAATGGGAAAAAACTTGTTAATTTGCCTTACTATTTAAAAAAACAAGGCATAGAAACAATTACTTGGGACCTTGAACCAGATACCTATTATTCTGCTGTTTTTGATAAAGTAGATTATGTAAATAATAATGTTAAGCCAGGTTCTATTATTCTGCTTCATCCAATGCATGATAATACTGAAAATGGGTTAAAAACTATTGAAGGCATATTAAAATCCTTATCCGAAAGGGGTTATAAATTTATTACTGTTAACGAGTTGAAAAATATGTAG
- a CDS encoding PEP/pyruvate-binding domain-containing protein — protein sequence MGNMVKSFKVLTPELQVHAGGKGGMLVKIYQGGYPVPDGFAVRSFGLSEDSAQASFTGEFESVLNVGTDKDIKKAIDAVISEVIL from the coding sequence ATGGGTAATATGGTCAAAAGCTTTAAAGTGCTAACTCCTGAGCTGCAGGTACATGCAGGGGGAAAAGGAGGCATGCTGGTAAAAATATATCAAGGGGGATATCCAGTTCCAGATGGGTTTGCAGTAAGATCCTTTGGATTAAGCGAAGATTCAGCCCAAGCCTCCTTTACTGGCGAGTTTGAAAGCGTTCTTAATGTTGGAACGGACAAAGATATAAAGAAAGCTATTGATGCAGTTATAAGTGAGGTTATTTTATGA
- a CDS encoding TetR/AcrR family transcriptional regulator, translating into MPTKLYDKEQILNDCLAVFARHGYEKTSTVMLAEAAGISRALIFHHFKSKKELYLSLLDRYFEKGSIEMNFNNMLEQGDFFEVKEKISTVKFNYYKENPELYKVVMEAFYNTPEGLKKEIERRYGEFIDKRDNVLEQLFEKVPLREGVDREQAFKLIKLTLDYFENKYLADLVEDENLNEAYFESFIEERNRFFDMIRYGIQK; encoded by the coding sequence ATGCCTACAAAGCTTTATGATAAAGAACAAATTTTGAATGACTGTTTAGCTGTATTTGCCCGACATGGATATGAGAAAACTTCCACAGTGATGTTGGCAGAAGCAGCTGGTATATCTAGAGCGCTAATCTTTCACCATTTTAAGAGTAAAAAAGAGTTATATTTATCCTTGCTAGATAGGTATTTTGAAAAGGGAAGTATTGAAATGAACTTTAATAATATGCTGGAGCAGGGAGATTTTTTTGAGGTTAAGGAAAAGATTAGCACTGTCAAGTTTAACTACTACAAAGAGAATCCTGAACTATATAAAGTTGTGATGGAGGCCTTTTACAATACACCAGAAGGATTGAAGAAGGAGATTGAAAGAAGGTATGGTGAGTTTATTGACAAAAGGGACAACGTATTGGAGCAGTTATTTGAAAAGGTTCCCTTAAGGGAAGGTGTAGACAGAGAGCAGGCATTCAAATTAATCAAACTTACATTGGATTATTTTGAAAACAAGTATCTAGCAGACCTGGTGGAAGATGAAAATTTGAATGAAGCCTATTTTGAAAGCTTTATTGAAGAAAGAAATCGCTTTTTTGATATGATTCGGTATGGAATTCAAAAGTAG
- a CDS encoding transporter has product MYDDVNYNQPPYGRPPFGPTPGFPQPPVGPPPPFDDFQQPYAVDPGAIRFCLFRFTTVELIDRRRFTFFPVFVGPTSVAGWQHTRRGWSFIGIDLREIRFFSC; this is encoded by the coding sequence TTGTACGATGATGTAAATTATAATCAACCCCCATATGGAAGGCCACCCTTTGGACCAACCCCAGGTTTCCCTCAGCCACCTGTTGGCCCACCACCACCATTTGATGATTTTCAACAACCCTATGCAGTAGACCCAGGGGCAATTAGATTCTGCTTATTTAGGTTTACAACTGTAGAGCTAATTGATAGAAGAAGATTTACATTCTTCCCCGTATTCGTTGGCCCTACCTCGGTTGCAGGTTGGCAACATACTCGACGAGGATGGAGCTTTATTGGTATAGATTTGAGGGAAATTAGATTCTTTAGCTGTTAA
- the tkt gene encoding transketolase, translating to MGTIDNLAINTIRFLAVDGIEKAKSGHPGLPLGAAPAAYTLWAHHLKHNPKNPRWQNRDRFILSAGHGSMLLYSLLYLFGYGLAIEDLKSFRQFKSKTPGHPEYGHTSGVEITTGPLGQGIANAVGMAMAESFKATKFNRDGFNIVDNFVYTLCGDGCLMEGVASEAASLAGSLGLGKLIVLYDSNNITIEGDTTTTFNENVLERFKAYGWQTIYVSDGNNIDELNEAIKSGKADLSRPTIIEIKTKIGYGSPNKQGKASAHGEPLGAEEIILTKKALGWDYEESFFVPEEVVKNMKEIISYCEQYEKEWNDTFSTYTKTFPDLAQEWDAWHNGFSLKEKTLDIDGFWNYDQNLATRQSNEIVLNKIKAYVPNLIGGSADLAPSTKTIMKRFGDFSKENYAGDNLHFGVREHAMAAIANGIAAYGGLTIYTAGFFVFSDYMKPAMRLSALMKLPVIYIMTHDSIGVGEDGPTHQPVEQLAMLRSIPNFTVIRPCDTKETAAAWIYAINRKDTPTALILTRQTLPLLNETGKGALKGGYIVKDSENPDIILMASGSEVSIIYKAYDLLKEKGYSPRILSMPSMEIFDEQPEEYKEMILPKAIQNRIAVEAASSLGWHKYVGMKGQVVSIDRFGMSAPAEKIFKEYGITVEHVCNTALKMMDMI from the coding sequence ATGGGAACAATTGATAATCTTGCCATTAATACCATCCGCTTTTTAGCGGTAGATGGCATTGAAAAAGCAAAATCAGGGCATCCCGGTTTGCCGCTTGGAGCGGCGCCGGCGGCCTATACTCTTTGGGCGCATCATTTAAAACATAATCCTAAAAATCCAAGATGGCAAAACAGAGATCGTTTTATATTATCAGCGGGACATGGCTCTATGTTATTGTACTCTTTACTATATTTGTTTGGATATGGGCTTGCGATAGAGGATTTAAAATCTTTTCGACAGTTTAAAAGTAAAACACCGGGGCATCCAGAATATGGGCATACCTCCGGGGTTGAAATAACAACGGGTCCATTGGGTCAGGGTATTGCCAATGCCGTTGGGATGGCAATGGCAGAAAGTTTTAAAGCCACAAAGTTTAATAGAGATGGATTTAACATTGTTGATAATTTTGTCTACACATTGTGCGGCGATGGCTGTCTTATGGAGGGGGTTGCGTCGGAAGCGGCTTCACTGGCCGGTTCTCTTGGGTTGGGTAAGTTAATTGTATTGTATGATTCCAATAATATTACAATAGAAGGCGATACAACTACAACCTTCAATGAAAATGTTTTGGAGCGTTTCAAAGCTTACGGCTGGCAAACAATTTATGTTTCTGATGGAAATAATATTGATGAACTTAATGAAGCCATCAAAAGCGGAAAAGCAGATTTATCAAGACCCACAATCATTGAGATCAAAACAAAAATCGGATATGGCTCTCCAAATAAACAAGGCAAAGCATCTGCTCACGGCGAACCGCTTGGGGCAGAAGAAATTATTTTGACAAAAAAAGCTTTGGGATGGGATTATGAAGAATCTTTCTTTGTACCAGAAGAAGTTGTGAAAAATATGAAAGAAATCATAAGCTATTGCGAACAATATGAAAAAGAATGGAATGATACATTCTCAACTTATACAAAAACATTCCCAGATTTGGCTCAAGAATGGGATGCTTGGCATAACGGATTTAGTTTGAAAGAGAAAACACTTGATATCGATGGGTTTTGGAATTATGATCAAAACCTTGCAACAAGACAATCCAATGAAATTGTTCTAAACAAAATTAAAGCATATGTTCCTAATTTAATTGGCGGTTCCGCCGACCTTGCCCCATCGACAAAAACAATTATGAAGAGATTTGGCGATTTTTCAAAAGAAAATTATGCAGGAGATAATCTTCATTTCGGTGTAAGAGAACATGCCATGGCGGCGATTGCCAACGGCATAGCAGCTTACGGAGGTTTAACAATATATACGGCAGGATTCTTTGTATTTAGTGATTATATGAAACCGGCCATGCGATTATCAGCTCTTATGAAACTGCCCGTTATTTACATTATGACTCATGACAGCATTGGCGTCGGTGAAGATGGACCGACTCATCAGCCAGTTGAGCAATTGGCAATGTTGAGGAGTATTCCTAATTTTACCGTAATACGGCCTTGTGACACAAAAGAGACAGCAGCGGCATGGATTTATGCAATTAATCGAAAAGACACTCCGACGGCTTTAATATTAACGCGTCAAACATTACCACTTTTGAATGAAACTGGAAAAGGTGCACTAAAAGGCGGTTATATTGTAAAGGACTCTGAAAATCCCGACATCATATTGATGGCCTCAGGTTCTGAGGTTTCCATTATTTATAAAGCATACGATTTATTAAAGGAAAAGGGATATTCTCCTAGAATCCTCAGTATGCCTTCCATGGAAATATTTGATGAACAACCTGAGGAATACAAAGAAATGATTCTTCCTAAAGCAATTCAAAACAGAATTGCTGTTGAAGCCGCATCATCTCTTGGTTGGCATAAGTATGTGGGGATGAAGGGGCAAGTCGTTTCCATTGATCGTTTCGGCATGTCGGCTCCGGCGGAAAAAATATTTAAAGAATACGGGATTACCGTTGAACATGTTTGTAACACTGCATTGAAGATGATGGATATGATATAA
- a CDS encoding MFS transporter: protein MSKEESMAIHSEGVLRKEKEVGWIDRINKANYVGGKLPMADKIAYGLGDMANNCIWAVIVNFLILFYTDVMLVPAAAVGILMLVSRIWDAFNDPVIGFLSDNTETRIGKYKPWIIFGTVPLAILYVFTFWAHPQWSLNGRIVYMAVTYCILVFSYTVVNIPWGALNAVMTPDTDERASLSGVRLFFSFGTNAIVTVAVIPMVSFLGKGSEVNGWLYTTMILGALSIPLYLICGIKCKEVVKPPETQKKVKMKELIKAATKNPPLLIVLAGIVVTGFMMYGRAAVYAYYFRYYAGNDGLLGIYALLFTGITGISTLFVDKIQVKVGDKAKLYRIVLAIFATLLFITYFIPVTSYPVLFWVITAISGFVNGFVMVLTFSIIPDTAEYGEWKTGIRMDGFIYALASFAQKFGMAIGTAGVGLVLGAAGYTANVEQAENVLTAINFMMFILPAILCLLAAILFFFYKLDRKTFNKIVAEIEERNKSNNRNKLGGE, encoded by the coding sequence ATGTCAAAAGAAGAGTCAATGGCTATTCATAGTGAGGGCGTATTGAGGAAAGAGAAGGAAGTTGGATGGATTGATAGGATTAACAAAGCGAATTATGTAGGTGGTAAACTTCCAATGGCGGATAAGATTGCCTATGGATTGGGAGATATGGCGAATAATTGTATTTGGGCGGTTATTGTCAACTTTTTAATCTTATTTTATACCGATGTCATGCTTGTACCAGCTGCGGCAGTTGGAATATTAATGCTGGTTTCGAGAATTTGGGATGCCTTTAACGATCCTGTAATCGGTTTTTTATCCGATAACACTGAAACAAGAATCGGAAAATACAAGCCATGGATTATTTTTGGAACGGTACCTTTGGCAATCTTGTATGTGTTTACGTTTTGGGCACATCCTCAATGGTCGTTAAATGGACGAATCGTTTATATGGCGGTTACGTACTGTATTTTGGTCTTTTCTTACACTGTTGTTAACATCCCGTGGGGCGCATTGAATGCAGTTATGACACCGGATACAGACGAAAGAGCATCTCTTTCAGGAGTACGACTGTTCTTCTCTTTTGGTACAAATGCTATTGTAACTGTTGCCGTTATACCTATGGTATCGTTTTTAGGTAAAGGAAGCGAAGTAAACGGCTGGCTTTATACAACCATGATTCTGGGAGCATTGTCCATTCCATTGTATCTCATCTGCGGCATAAAATGTAAAGAAGTTGTTAAACCGCCGGAAACACAAAAGAAAGTTAAAATGAAGGAGTTAATTAAAGCTGCGACCAAAAATCCGCCTCTTTTAATCGTACTGGCAGGCATTGTTGTTACAGGCTTTATGATGTATGGGCGGGCGGCTGTATATGCATATTATTTCCGATATTATGCAGGTAACGACGGTTTATTAGGGATTTATGCCCTCCTGTTCACAGGTATCACAGGAATCAGTACACTTTTTGTGGATAAAATACAGGTCAAAGTCGGTGATAAAGCCAAGTTATATAGAATCGTTCTTGCAATCTTTGCAACACTCTTGTTTATTACGTATTTTATTCCTGTTACGTCCTATCCCGTTTTGTTTTGGGTTATAACGGCAATTTCAGGTTTTGTGAACGGATTTGTTATGGTACTTACATTCTCCATTATTCCTGATACGGCGGAATACGGTGAATGGAAAACGGGCATTCGAATGGATGGATTCATCTATGCACTGGCATCATTTGCACAAAAATTTGGCATGGCAATCGGAACAGCAGGCGTAGGTCTTGTTCTTGGGGCAGCGGGTTATACTGCAAACGTAGAACAAGCGGAAAACGTTCTTACGGCAATCAATTTTATGATGTTTATTCTTCCAGCTATACTTTGCTTGTTGGCTGCTATATTGTTCTTCTTTTATAAATTAGACAGAAAAACATTTAACAAAATTGTTGCTGAAATAGAAGAAAGAAATAAAAGTAATAATAGAAACAAACTTGGAGGTGAATAA
- a CDS encoding 6-phosphofructokinase → MFKNAIIGQSGGPTAVINASLYGVIKEAMEQEQIHRVYGMKNGIEGLLKGNILDLKDVYETKNFDRLKHTPASFLGSCRFKLPEIWDETYQNIFEIFKEYEIGYFFYIGGNDSMDTVSKLSAYAKEIGFNIKIIGIPKTIDNDLYLTDHTPGYGSAAKFIATSVKEIMLDSKVYDMESVTIVEIMGRHTGWLTAASALALDTKDRCELMVYLPETPFDMEGFIESLKDRLKLNKTVIVAVSEGIKFADGTYVCETGQALSLDNFGHKSLGGCGKVLENEVKNKLTVKVRSIELNVLQRCASTCASKTDIDEAVMAGKNAVTYALQGETGKMVAFVREKESDYEIKTVSVDVENVCNKEKFFPATWIYDICNITDDFIAYVKPLIAGEVQVDYENGIPVFLEL, encoded by the coding sequence ATGTTTAAAAATGCAATTATCGGCCAGTCGGGTGGTCCCACTGCCGTCATCAATGCTAGTCTTTACGGCGTAATAAAAGAAGCGATGGAGCAGGAACAGATCCATAGGGTATACGGCATGAAAAACGGTATCGAAGGCTTGTTGAAGGGTAATATTCTTGATTTAAAAGATGTATATGAAACCAAAAATTTTGACAGGCTGAAACATACACCAGCATCTTTTCTTGGCTCATGTAGATTTAAACTACCAGAAATTTGGGATGAAACATATCAGAATATATTCGAAATTTTCAAGGAATATGAAATCGGATATTTCTTTTATATTGGCGGCAACGACTCCATGGATACCGTCAGTAAACTAAGCGCTTATGCCAAAGAAATCGGCTTTAATATTAAAATCATAGGTATTCCAAAAACAATTGACAACGACTTATATCTAACGGATCATACACCAGGATACGGATCGGCAGCTAAATTTATTGCCACATCCGTTAAGGAGATTATGTTGGATTCTAAAGTCTATGATATGGAGTCAGTTACAATCGTTGAAATTATGGGTAGGCATACGGGTTGGCTTACAGCGGCAAGCGCTTTGGCTCTTGATACAAAAGATAGATGTGAATTGATGGTTTATTTACCGGAAACTCCCTTTGATATGGAAGGTTTTATTGAATCCTTAAAAGATAGATTAAAGCTAAATAAAACAGTGATAGTTGCCGTTTCAGAAGGAATTAAATTTGCAGATGGAACCTATGTATGTGAAACAGGTCAAGCATTATCTCTTGACAATTTTGGACACAAGAGCCTGGGTGGATGTGGAAAAGTATTGGAAAATGAAGTGAAAAACAAATTAACTGTAAAAGTCCGTAGTATTGAATTAAACGTATTACAGCGTTGTGCCTCTACATGTGCCTCTAAAACGGACATTGATGAAGCCGTTATGGCAGGAAAAAATGCAGTTACTTATGCCCTTCAAGGTGAAACTGGCAAAATGGTAGCATTTGTAAGGGAGAAGGAGTCGGATTATGAAATTAAAACAGTTTCGGTAGACGTGGAGAATGTTTGTAACAAAGAAAAATTTTTTCCAGCGACTTGGATTTATGACATATGTAATATCACAGATGATTTTATTGCCTATGTAAAGCCCCTTATTGCAGGTGAAGTACAGGTAGATTACGAAAATGGAATACCCGTATTTTTGGAGTTATAG
- the dhaL gene encoding dihydroxyacetone kinase subunit DhaL → MRFDSKNGMIVLNSLIDTIHENTEYLSEVDGAIGDGDHGINMNKGFMLCRERTQGMEMNISEALNTLGEILFSEIGGSMGPLYGTFFMEMAEASKGKDEIDAEIFYEMLNQAITAIQSIGNAKVGDKTLLDTLIPAMEAFKQAIDEGESFEEALDILKQAAERGRDSTKDLVAKIGRAARLGERSRGVLDAGATSCCLMLCSMADSMKENMA, encoded by the coding sequence ATGAGATTTGATTCTAAAAATGGAATGATTGTTCTAAATAGCTTAATTGATACAATACATGAGAATACAGAATATTTAAGTGAAGTCGACGGTGCAATCGGTGACGGCGACCACGGTATTAACATGAATAAAGGTTTTATGCTTTGTCGGGAAAGAACGCAGGGTATGGAAATGAATATATCTGAAGCCCTAAACACATTGGGTGAAATCTTGTTTTCTGAAATTGGAGGCTCCATGGGACCTCTTTATGGTACATTCTTTATGGAAATGGCGGAAGCAAGTAAAGGCAAAGACGAGATTGACGCAGAAATTTTCTATGAAATGTTAAATCAGGCGATTACGGCAATTCAGTCCATTGGAAACGCCAAAGTAGGAGACAAGACGTTGCTGGATACGTTGATTCCAGCAATGGAAGCTTTCAAACAAGCCATTGACGAAGGGGAAAGCTTTGAGGAAGCATTGGATATTTTGAAACAGGCGGCGGAAAGAGGTAGAGACAGCACCAAAGATTTGGTTGCTAAAATCGGCAGAGCTGCAAGATTGGGGGAACGTTCCAGAGGTGTTCTGGACGCAGGTGCAACATCATGTTGCCTGATGCTTTGCAGCATGGCGGATTCCATGAAAGAAAATATGGCATAA
- a CDS encoding dihydroxyacetone kinase subunit DhaK: MQRIINDPDMVVEDMLKGFVKTHNDLVTTTENSRVIKYKNAPVKGKVGVVTGGGSGHKPAFIGYVGKNMVDAAAVGEIFSSPTAKAFYDAFKEADSGEGVACLYGNYAGDNMNVKIAIKMAQKDGITVKTVVANDDVASSPKDEVEKRRGVAGEILMWKVGGAKAAKGGDLDEVIAAAQKAIDNTRSVGIGLTPCTIPAVGKPNFEIEKGKMEVGIGHHGEPGIFVSELKTAKEMAKIMCDTIIPDLPFGYEDEVVVVLSGLGATPVMELYILYDDIENILKENNIRVYRSYVGNYFTSLEMMGATLTMMKLDDELKELIDEEVNTMGLKQFKE; this comes from the coding sequence ATGCAAAGAATCATCAATGATCCTGATATGGTTGTAGAAGATATGTTAAAAGGATTTGTCAAAACCCATAATGATTTGGTAACTACGACAGAAAACAGCAGAGTTATCAAATATAAAAATGCACCGGTGAAAGGCAAAGTCGGTGTTGTAACAGGCGGAGGTTCAGGACATAAACCCGCATTTATCGGTTATGTAGGCAAAAACATGGTAGATGCGGCAGCGGTAGGTGAAATATTTTCTTCACCAACGGCAAAAGCGTTTTATGACGCATTTAAAGAAGCAGATAGCGGGGAAGGTGTTGCTTGCTTATACGGCAATTACGCCGGTGATAATATGAATGTGAAAATAGCAATTAAAATGGCACAAAAGGACGGTATCACTGTTAAAACTGTTGTGGCAAATGACGACGTGGCTTCTTCTCCAAAAGATGAAGTCGAGAAAAGAAGAGGGGTTGCTGGGGAAATATTGATGTGGAAAGTGGGCGGTGCAAAGGCGGCCAAAGGCGGAGATCTTGATGAAGTTATTGCGGCGGCACAAAAAGCAATTGATAACACCAGAAGTGTAGGTATTGGCTTAACGCCATGCACGATTCCTGCAGTAGGCAAACCTAATTTTGAAATTGAGAAAGGCAAAATGGAAGTAGGTATCGGACACCACGGCGAGCCTGGCATATTTGTAAGCGAGTTAAAAACGGCAAAGGAAATGGCCAAAATTATGTGCGATACCATTATCCCTGATTTACCTTTTGGCTATGAGGATGAAGTAGTGGTTGTTCTGTCCGGACTGGGTGCAACTCCCGTCATGGAGCTTTATATTCTATATGATGACATAGAGAATATATTGAAGGAAAACAACATTAGGGTGTATCGTTCTTATGTTGGAAATTATTTTACATCTCTTGAAATGATGGGTGCAACATTAACGATGATGAAGTTGGACGATGAATTAAAAGAACTGATTGATGAAGAAGTCAATACAATGGGTTTAAAACAATTCAAGGAGTGA
- the rpiB gene encoding ribose 5-phosphate isomerase B, whose protein sequence is MKIAIGCDEAAYSFKEVIKNYLVSKGHEVEDFGVHDVNPVLYPDIAYAVSKSIVESKNERGVLICGTGIGMNITANKVPGIRSAVCHDPFSTERARKSNNAQVMCMGARVIASELAKTLIDIWLDSEFTGGASTEKVEKIGYYEQKEMKKEAI, encoded by the coding sequence ATGAAGATAGCAATTGGCTGTGATGAAGCGGCTTACAGTTTCAAAGAGGTTATAAAGAATTATTTGGTTTCAAAAGGACATGAAGTTGAGGATTTTGGGGTTCACGACGTAAACCCCGTTCTCTATCCAGATATCGCTTACGCGGTAAGTAAAAGCATTGTCGAAAGTAAAAACGAAAGAGGCGTTCTCATTTGTGGTACTGGAATCGGCATGAACATTACGGCAAATAAAGTGCCTGGTATACGTTCAGCTGTTTGTCATGACCCCTTCTCAACTGAAAGAGCAAGAAAATCCAACAATGCGCAAGTGATGTGCATGGGGGCAAGAGTAATTGCTTCCGAATTGGCGAAAACATTAATTGACATTTGGCTTGACAGCGAATTTACAGGTGGTGCATCAACAGAAAAAGTAGAAAAAATTGGTTATTACGAGCAAAAAGAGATGAAGAAGGAGGCGATTTAG
- a CDS encoding alcohol dehydrogenase catalytic domain-containing protein, with the protein MSNLPKKMKALVAYEPGNFKLSEVDVPRAGKGEIVIKVEACGICAGDLKSYHGAVSFWGGEGNPPYIKAPMIPGHEFIGEIVEMGENVKGDFKIGDRVISEQIVPCGECKFCKTGRYWMCQKHDVYGFQYNVNGGMAEYMKFPKEALNYHVPKDIPIEKAILIEPYACSKHCVDRANPTCEDVVVLSGCGTLGLGMIGALKLRNPKCLVVLDMKDERLKLAKKYGADVVINPGKQDALQTILDMTDGYGCDIYIEATGHHSSVQQGLEMIRKMGRFVEFSVFKDLVTVDWSIISDRKELDVLGAHLSPYCYEQVIEWIADGSLPTEGVVTHKFSLEQWEEAFKLADTGVDNAKKVIIVPNM; encoded by the coding sequence ATGTCAAATCTACCCAAAAAAATGAAAGCACTGGTGGCATATGAACCAGGGAATTTTAAATTGTCGGAAGTGGATGTTCCTCGGGCAGGGAAAGGAGAAATCGTAATCAAGGTCGAAGCTTGTGGCATTTGTGCAGGAGATCTGAAATCCTACCACGGTGCAGTCAGTTTCTGGGGGGGGGAAGGCAATCCCCCTTATATAAAAGCACCTATGATTCCAGGACATGAATTCATAGGTGAAATTGTAGAAATGGGTGAAAATGTCAAAGGCGATTTCAAAATTGGCGACAGGGTTATTTCTGAACAAATTGTCCCTTGTGGCGAATGTAAATTTTGCAAAACAGGAAGATATTGGATGTGTCAAAAACATGACGTATATGGATTTCAATACAATGTAAACGGTGGCATGGCCGAATACATGAAATTTCCTAAAGAAGCGTTAAACTACCATGTTCCTAAGGACATTCCCATAGAAAAAGCAATTTTAATTGAACCTTATGCTTGTTCAAAACATTGCGTGGACAGAGCTAATCCCACCTGCGAAGACGTTGTTGTTTTGTCAGGTTGTGGAACACTGGGTTTAGGTATGATTGGAGCATTGAAATTAAGAAATCCAAAATGTCTGGTGGTTTTGGATATGAAGGACGAACGTTTGAAACTGGCAAAAAAATACGGTGCAGATGTTGTGATCAATCCAGGCAAACAAGATGCATTGCAAACGATTCTAGATATGACTGATGGCTACGGTTGCGACATTTACATTGAAGCAACGGGGCATCATTCCAGCGTACAACAAGGCTTGGAAATGATTCGTAAAATGGGACGTTTTGTTGAATTCAGTGTATTCAAGGATTTGGTAACAGTGGATTGGAGCATTATCAGCGATAGAAAAGAGCTTGATGTTTTAGGAGCCCATTTAAGTCCCTATTGTTATGAGCAGGTTATTGAATGGATTGCCGACGGAAGCCTGCCGACAGAAGGTGTTGTAACCCATAAATTCTCGTTGGAACAGTGGGAGGAAGCCTTTAAGCTGGCGGACACCGGTGTAGATAACGCTAAAAAAGTAATTATTGTACCAAATATGTAA